The Apodemus sylvaticus chromosome 17, mApoSyl1.1, whole genome shotgun sequence genome contains a region encoding:
- the Krt7 gene encoding keratin, type II cytoskeletal 7: MHSASAPHGGIKGRRLPEVREFALLLTLCVQPRPAAMSIHFSSRSTAYPGRGAQVRLSSGHAGFSSRSLYGLGASRPRVAVRSAYGGPVGAGIREITINQSLLAPLSVAIDPTIQQLRQEEREQIKALNNKFASFIDKVRFLEQQNKMLETKWTLLQEQKSAKSSQLPRIFEAQIAGLRQQLEALQLDGGRLEVELRSMQDVVEDFKNKYEEEINRRTAAENEFVLLKKDVDAAYTNKVELEAKADSLQDEINFLKTLHETELAELQSQISDTSVVLSMDNSRSLDLDGIIADVKAQYEEMANRSRAEAEAWYQTKFETLQAQAGKHSDELRNTRNEIAEMNRSIQRLQAEVDTLKNQRAKLESSIAEAEEQGELALKDARAKLSELEAALQKAKQDMARQLREYQELMNVKLALDIEIATYRKLLEGEESRLSGDGMGPVNISVVNSTGGSGSRLIFGGTMGSNALSFSGGPGALRAYSIKTTSTTRRGTHN, from the exons ATGCACTCAGCCTCCGCCCCGCATGGAGGGATAAAAGGTCGCAGACTGCCTGAGGTCAGGGAGTTCGCACTGCTCCTCACCTTGTGCGTCCAGCCGCGTCCAGCCGCTATGTCCATCCACTTCAGCTCTCGCTCCACCGCCTACCCCGGCCGCGGAGCTCAGGTGCGCCTGAGCTCGGGCCACGCTGGCTTCAGCAGCAGGAGCCTCTATGGCCTGGGAGCATCCAGGCCTCGTGTGGCCGTGCGCTCTGCTTATGGGGGTCCGGTGGGCGCCGGCATCCGCGAAATCACCATCAATCAGAGCTTGCTGGCTCCGCTGAGCGTGGCCATCGACCCCACCATCCAGCAGCTGCGCCAAGAGGAGCGTGAGCAGATCAAGGCCCTCAACAACAAATTTGCCTCCTTCATCGACAAG GTGCGCTTCCTGGAACAGCAGAACAAGATGCTGGAGACCAAGTGGACGCTGCTGCAGGAGCAGAAGTCAGCCAAGAGCAGCCAGCTTCCCCGAATCTTCGAGGCCCAGATCGCTGGGCTGCGGCAGCAGCTCGAGGCACTGCAGCTGGATGGGGGCCGCCTGGAGGTGGAACTGCGGAGCATGCAGGATGTGGTAGAAGATTTCAAGAATAA GTATGAAGAGGAGATCAACCGGCGCACGGCTGCTGAGAATGAGTTTGTGTTGCTGAAGAAG GATGTGGACGCTGCCTACACAAACAAGGTGGAGTTGGAGGCCAAGGCAGATAGTCTGCAGGACGAGATCAACTTCCTCAAGACCCTTCATGAGACG GAGCTTGCAGAGCTGCAATCACAGATCTCAGACACATCTGTGGTGCTGTCCATGGACAACAGCCGCTCCCTGGACTTGGATGGCATCATTGCTGACGTCAAAGCCCAGTATGAGGAGATGGCCAACCGCAGCCGGGCAGAGGCTGAAGCCTGGTACCAGACCAAG TTTGAGACACTCCAGGCCCAGGCTGGGAAGCACAGCGATGAACTCCGCAACACCAGGAATGAGATTGCGGAGATGAACCGCTCCATCCAGAGGCTGCAGGCAGAGGTCGACACCTTGAAGAACCAG CGTGCCAAGTTAGAGTCCAGCATCGCGGAGGCTGAGGAACAAGGGGAGCTGGCACTCAAGGATGCTCGTGCCAAGCTGAGTGAGCTGGAGGCTGCCCTGCAGAAGGCCAAGCAGGACATGGCCCGGCAGCTCCGAGAGTACCAGGAGCTGATGAACGTCAAGCTGGCCTTGGACATTGAGATCGCCACCTACCGCAAGCTGCTGGAGGGCGAGGAGAGCCG GTTGTCTGGAGACGGAATGGGACCTGTGAACATCT CTGTCGTGAATTCCACTGGGGGCAGTGGCAGCAGGCTTATCTTCGGGGGAACCATGGGAAGCAACGCCCTGAGCTTTAGTGGGGGACCTGGAGCCCTCAGGGCCTATTCCATCAAGACCACATCTACTACCCGCAGGGGCACCCACAACTGA
- the LOC127667839 gene encoding keratin, type II cuticular 87 has product MSCFSSRLGASCGVRAFSCASACGPRPGRCCISATPYRGISCYRGLSGGFGSRSVCGAFRSGSCGRSFGYRSGGVCGPSPPCITSVSVNESLLTPLNLEIDPNAQCVKHEEKEQIKCLNSRFAAFIDKVRFLEQQNKLLETKWQFYQNRKCCESNMEPLFEGYIETLRREAECVEADSGRLAAELNHVQEAMEGYKKRYEEEVALRATAENEFVALKKDVDCAYLCKSDQEANAEALTQETDFLRRLYEEEIRILHAHISDTSVIVKMDNSRDLNMDCIVAEIKAQYDDIATRSRAEAESWYRTKCEEMKATVIRHGETLRRTREEINELNRIIQRHTAEIENAKCQNTKLEAAVTQSEQQGEAALTDARCKLAELEAALQKAKQDMACLLKEYQEVMNSKLGLDIEIATYRRLLEGEEQRLCEGVGSVNVCVSSSRGGVTCGGLTYGTTPGRQIASGPSATGGSITVMAPDSCSPCQPRTSSFTCGSSRSVRFA; this is encoded by the exons ATGTCCTGCTTCTCCTCCCGCCTCGGCGCCTCCTGTGGGGTCCGCGCCTTCAGCTGCGCCTCGGCATGTGGCCCCCGGCCCGGCCGATGCTGTATCTCTGCAACCCCCTACAGGGGCATCTCCTGCTACCGCGGACTCTCAGGGGGCTTCGGCAGCCGCAGTGTCTGCGGGGCCTTCCGCTCTGGATCCTGTGGACGCAGCTTCGGATACCGCTCTGGAGGCGTCTGCGGGCCCAGCCCCCCCTGCATCACCTCAGTCTCTGTCAATGAGAGTCTGCTCACACCCCTCAACCTGGAGATCGACCCCAATGCTCAGTGCGTGAAGCATGAGGAGAAGGAACAGATCAAGTGCCTCAACAGCAGGTTCGCGGCCTTCATCGACAAG GTGCGCTTCCTGGAGCAGCAGAACAAGCTGCTGGAGACCAAGTGGCAGTTCTACCAGAACCGCAAGTGCTGTGAGAGCAACATGGAGCCTCTGTTCGAGGGCTACATCGAGACGCTGAGGCGGGAGGCTGAGTGTGTGGAGGCCGACAGCGGGAGGCTGGCTGCTGAGCTCAACCATGTgcaggaggccatggagggctacAAGAAGAG GTATGAAGAGGAAGTGGCACTACGGGCCACTGCTGAGAATGAATTTGTGGCCCTGAAGAAG GATGTGGACTGTGCCTACCTGTGCAAGTCAGACCAGGAGGCCAACGCAGAAGCACTGACACAGGAGACTGACTTCCTGCGGCGATTGTATGAGGAG GAGATCCGCATCCTCCACGCCCACATCTCAGACACCTCCGTCATCGTCAAGATGGACAACAGCCGGGACCTGAACATGGACTGCATCGTGGCAGAGATCAAGGCTCAGTACGATGACATTGCCACCCGCAGCCGCGCTGAGGCCGAGTCCTGGTACCGCACCAAG tgtgaGGAGATGAAGGCCACAGTGATCCGGCATGGGGAGACCCTGCGCCGCACCAGAGAGGAGATCAATGAACTGAACAGGATCATCCAGAGGCACACGGCCGAGATCGAGAATGCCAAGTGCCAG AACACCAAGCTGGAGGCTGCTGTGACCCAGTCTGAGCAGCAGGGAGAGGCAGCCCTCACTGATGCCCGCTGCAAGCTGGCTGAGCTGGAGGCTGCCCTGCAGAAGGCCAAGCAGGACATGGCCTGCCTGCTCAAGGAGTACCAGGAGGTGATGAACTCCAAGCTGGGGCTGGACATCGAGATCGCCACCTACAGGCGCCTGCTGGAGGGCGAGGAGCAGAG GCTGTGCGAGGGTGTGGGCTCTGTGAATGTCT GTGTCAGCAGCTCCCGTGGAGGAGTCACATGTGGAGGCCTCACATATGGCACAACTCCAGGGCGCCAGATTGCCTCTGGGCCCTCTGCCACTGGGGGCAGCATCACAGTGATGGCCCCTGACTCCTGCTCTCCCTGCCAGCCCCGCACCTCCAGCTTCACCTGTGGGAGCAGCCGCTCAGTGCGCTTTGCTTAG